In Gallus gallus isolate bGalGal1 chromosome Z, bGalGal1.mat.broiler.GRCg7b, whole genome shotgun sequence, one DNA window encodes the following:
- the C7 gene encoding complement component C7 precursor, translated as MKMLGIFLLLEVSGFFPIFSSPSRPVNCHWNSFGPWSECDGCTHKQVRRRTVAVYGQYGGNPCSGDAFETRPCTPTRGCPTEDGCGDRFRCSSGQCISRSLVCNGDQDCEEDGTDEDQCEEKLTVCDTDKTPPNSELTGQGFDAVTGETRGRVIHTKNFGGQCRKVFSGDGREYYRLSESVLAYTFQVKIQNDFSYEFFNSSWSYMKHTEKKKKSNSGHSYSEKKNEQQSRKSRHLMVVENTVEVAQFINNNPEFLTLAEPFWKELANLPVFYDYSAYRRFIENFGTHFLHSGSLGGQYKVIFYMDTDKMKAEDMSITDMYQCTTSGWNFFIVKKKKTKCSKLDELLQTSSGSSGSKIRGDPYIEGGSPSAVAGLSYLDLDDPAGNNQRYSTWARSVTDYPRVIKQKLTPLYELVKEVPCSSVKKHYLKQSIEEYMAENDPCKCQPCQNGGEAAVEGTQCTCYCKPYTFGAACELGTLVQDQPGVVDGHWSCWSSWSSCSGERKARSRTCNNPSPSGGGKDCIGEQHESRPCEDEELQHFRFIEPHCFDTSITPTEFCSPPPVLANGFVRNAENSYPVGKTIVYACRHGYALIGNPVAKCGSNLEWQGGDRYCQETSCLLPLLEGGLQGEPWKPSYEIGERITLSCPHGMHLEGADSILCEPSLKWTPDMKTIQCKKAVPSVKPEVTEPKCQPWEKVQQSQCVCKLPYECGPSLDICATDPRTERSVHLTVCKMYALECMGRKYSLTNAANCKARQAAERSCGSCCSWEKCEARSNSCVCDEDAPCEEGGIRVCAAVSDFSAHQTMTECEVGRLQCRGQTVTIVSIRPCDAQTK; from the exons ATGAAG atgctgGGGATTTTTCTGTTGCTGGAGGTTTCAGgcttctttcccattttttccag CCCTTCCCGTCCAGTCAATTGCCATTGGAATTCTTTTGGCCCTTGGTCCGAGTGTGATGGCTGTACCCACAAACAG GTTCGAAGACGGACAGTAGCGGTTTATGGGCAGTATGGGGGAAACCCCTGCTCTGGTGATGCCTTTGAAACAAGACCCTGCACCCCAACAAGGGGATGCCCAACAGAGGATGGCTGTGGCGATCGGTTCAGATGCTCTTCAG GCCAGTGTATTAGCAGATCTCTCGTGTGCAATGGAGATCAGGATTGTGAAGAAGATGGTACTGATGAAGATCAGTGTGAGGAGAAGTTGACTGTATGTGATACTGATAAAACACCTCCAAATTCAGAACTTACAGGACAAGG CTTTGATGCAGTCACTGGAGAGACTAGGGGAAGAGTTATTCATACAAAAAACTTTGGAGGACAATGCAGAAAAGTCTTCAGTGGTGATGGGAGAGAATACTACAGGCTGAGTGAAAGTGTTCTTGCTTATACCTTCCAG GTTAAAATTCAGAATGATTTCAGTTATGAATTTTTCAACAGTAGCTGGTCATATATgaagcacacagaaaagaagaaaaaatcaaacagtGGCCACAGTTATTcggagaagaaaaatgagcaacAGAGCCGTAAG agTAGACATCTGATGGTTGTTGAGAACACTGTGGAAGTTGCTCAATTTATTAACAACAACCCAGAGTTTCTCACTCTTGCGGAACCATTCTGGAAGGAGCTCGCCAACCTTCCAGTCTTCTATGATTACAGTGCCTACCGAAGATTTATTGAGAATTTTGGGACTCATTTCTTACACTCTGGATCTCTAGGAGGACAATACAAAGTTATATTTTATATGGATACCgacaaaatgaaagcagaag ATATGAGCATAACAGATATGTATCAGTGTACCACATCAGGCTGGAACTTCTTCATtgtgaagaagaagaaaacaaagtgctCCAAGCTGGATGAACTGCTACAGACTTCTTCAG GAAGCAGTGGCAGTAAGATTAGAGGAGATCCATACATAGAAGGTGGAAGCCCAAGTGCTGTTGCTGGCCTTAGTTATCTGGACCTGGATGATCCTGCTGGGAACAATCAGAGATACTCCACTTGGGCCAGATCTGTGACAGACTACCCCAGAGtaattaaacaaaaa CTAACACCATTATACGAGCTGGTAAAGGAAGTACCCTGCTCCTCAGTCAAAAAACATTATCTAAAGCAATCCATTGAAGAATATATGGCTGAAAATGATCCCTGCAAATGTCAGCCATGCCAGAATGGGGGTGAGGCAGCTGTGGAAGGAACTCAGTGCACGTGCTACTGCAAGCCTTACACATTTGGAGCAGCCTGTGAGCTGGGAACTCTCGTGCAAGATCAGCCAG GTGTTGTTGATGGACACTGGAGTTGCTGGTCTTCCTGGAGCTCTTGTTCAGGGGAAAGGAAAGCCAGGAGCAGAACGTGCAACAACCCCTCCCCAAGTGGCGGAGGGAAGGACTGCATAGGAGAGCAGCATGAGAGCAGGCCCTGTGAGGatgaagagctgcagcacttTCG CTTTATTGAGCCACACTGTTTTGATACATCCATAACTCCTACAGAATTCTGTTCACCTCCTCCTGTCTTGGCAAATGGATTTGTTCGA aatgctgaAAACTCATATCCTGTTGGGAAAACCATTGTTTATGCTTGCAGACATGGATATGCTCTCATTGGTAATCCTGTTGCTAAGTGTGGCAGTAATTTGGAGTGGCAAGGCGGAGACAGATATTGCCAGG AAACTTCTTGCCTCCTGCCTCTCTTGGAAGGGGGGCTGCAAGGAGAGCCATGGAAACCTTCATACGAGATTGGTGAGAGAATAACTCTGTCCTGTCCACATGGCATGCATCTAGAAGGGGCAGACTCCATTTTGTGCGAGCCCAGTCTCAAGTGGACTCCTGACATGAAAACCATCCAGTGCAAAAAGGCAG TTCCCAGTGTGAAACCAGAAGTGACAGAGCCTAAATGTCAGCCATGGGAGAAAGTGCAGCAGTCGCAATGTGTGTGCAAATTGCCCTATGAGTGTGG tccttCCCTGGACATCTGTGCCACAGATCCAAGAACAGAGAGGAGCGTACATTTAACTGTTTGCAAGATGTATGCCTTAGAGTGTATGGGTAGAAAATACTCTCTTACTAATGCAGCAAACTGCAAAGCACGTCAGGCAGCTGAGAGATCATGTGGGTCATGCTGCTCATGGGAGAAATGTGAAG CGCGATCcaacagctgtgtgtgtgacGAAGACGCGCCATGCGAGGAGGGCGGCATCCGGGTCTGTGCTGCCGTGAGCGACTTCAGTGCCCACCAGACCATGACAGAGTGCGAGGTCGGGCGGCTCCAGTGCCGCGGGCAGACTGTCACCATCGTCAGCATCAGGCCTTGTGATGCGCAGACCAAATGA